From Rhinolophus sinicus isolate RSC01 linkage group LG15, ASM3656204v1, whole genome shotgun sequence, the proteins below share one genomic window:
- the LGALS3BP gene encoding galectin-3-binding protein, which produces MALPRLLCMWLLVAGTHGVKDGDMRLANGDAANQGRVEIFYGGQWGTVCDNLWDLTDASVVCRALGFENATEALGRAAFGPGTGPIMLDEVECTGTEPSLANCMSLGWLKSNCRHNQDAGVVCSNETRGIHTLDLSGELPDALEQIFDSQRGCDLSIRVKVRNTEELHLCVHRLILSTNPEAQELCKEPGSTVTMEVDAECLPVVRDFIRYFYSRRIDVSLSSVKCLHKLASAYGAKQLQSYCAYLFAILLPQDPSFQTPLDLYTYALATQDPVLEELCVQFLAWNFEALTAAEAWTSVPPALLQVLLSKSELAVPSELALLTAVDVWSWEKRASHSEMEAMVEKIRFPMILPNDLFQLQFNLSLYWSHQALFQKKILQALEFHTVPFQLLAQYRGLNLTEDTYKPRIYTSPTWSRSVTRDPYNHWSDPYQSFQTPQHPSFLFQSKLVSWSLVYLSTVQRCRNYGFSCSSDEVPVLGLTKSGYSDPTIGYENKALMLCGDSFVADVTDFRGPKAMIPSALENNGSRSTSLFPCPAGSFSSFRAVIRPFYLTNSSGVD; this is translated from the exons ATGGCCCTGCCACGGCTACTCTGCATGTGGCTCCTGGTTGCAGGGACTCACG GTGTGAAAGACGGTGACATGCGGCTGGCCAACGGGGATGCTGCCAACCAGGGTCGCGTGGAGATCTTCTACGGAGGCCAGTGGGGGACAGTGTGTGACAACCTGTGGGACCTGACCGATGCCAGCGTCGTCTGCCGGGCCCTGGGATTTGAGAACGCCACCGAGGCTCTGGGCAGAGCCGCCTTTGGGCCAG GAACGGGCCCCATCATGTTGGACGAGGTGGAGTGCACGGGGACAGAGCCCTCGCTGGCCAACTGCATGTCGCTGGGCTGGCTGAAGAGCAACTGCAGGCATAATCAGGACGCCGGAGTCGTCTGCAGCAACG AAACCAGAGGTATCCACACGCTGGACCTGTCTGGCGAGCTCCCTGATGCTCTCGAGCAGATCTTTGACAGCCAGAGGGGCTGTGACCTGTCCATCAGGGTGAAGGTGAGAAACACGGAGGAGCTGCATCTGTGCGTCCACAGGCTCATCCTGTCCACCAACCCTGAGGCCCAGGAGCTGTGTAAGGAGCCGGGCAGCACGGTCACCATGGAGGTGGACGCCGAGTGCCTGCCTGTCGTCAGAGACTTCATCAG GTACTTCTACTCCCGAAGGATAGACGTGTCCCTGTCATCAGTGAAGTGTCTCCACAAGCTGGCCTCGGCCTACGGGGCCAAGCAGCTGCAGAGCTACTGCGCATACCTCTTTGCCAtcctcctgccccaggaccccTCTTTCCAGACGCCCCTGGACCTCTACACCTATGCACTGGCCACCCAGGACCCTGTACTGGAGGAGCTGTGTGTGCAGTTCCTGGCCTGGAACTTCGAGGCCCTGACAGCGGCCGAGGCCTGGACGAGCgtccccccagccctgctccaagTCCTGCTGTCCAAGAGCGAGCTGGCCGTGCCCAGCGAGCTGGCCCTGCTGACAGCTGTGGACGTGTGGAGCTGGGAGAAGCGTGCCAGCCACAGCGAGATGGAAGCCATGGTGGAGAAGATCCGCTTCCCCATGATACTGCCCAACGACCTCTTCCAGCTGCAGTTTAACCTGTCCCTGTACTGGAGTCACCAGGCGCTCTTCCAGAAGAAGATTCTGCAGGCCCTGGAATTCCACACCGTGCCCTTCCAGTTGCTGGCGCAGTACCGAGGCCTGAACCTCACTGAGGACACCTACAAGCCCCGGATTTACACTTCGCCCACCTGGAGCAGGTCTGTCACACGGGACCCCTATAACCATTGGTCTGACCCCTACCAGTCCTTCCAGACGCCACAGCACCCCAGCTTCCTCTTCCAGTCCAAGCTCGTCTCCTGGTCTCTCGTCTACCTGTCCACCGTCCAGCGCTGCCGGAACTACGGGTTCTCGTGCTCCTCAGACGAGGTCCCCGTCCTGGGCCTCACCAAGTCCGGCTACTCGGATCCCACCATCGGCTACGAAAACAAAGCCCTGATGCTCTGTGGGGACAGCTTCGTGGCAGATGTCACTGATTTCAGGGGCCCGAAGGCCATGATCCCCAGCGCCCTGGAAAACAACGGTTCCAGGAGCACCTCCTTGTTCCCTTGCCCGGCAGGGTCCTTCAGCAGCTTCCGGGCGGTCATCCGCCCCTTCTACCTGACCAACTCCTCAGGTGTGGACTAG